The following are encoded in a window of Kitasatospora sp. NBC_01250 genomic DNA:
- a CDS encoding enhanced serine sensitivity protein SseB C-terminal domain-containing protein — translation MESEGYAATATGWTEPGRAPVGSGWPANELERVLSAAIGDPGATPRVIEVLARSQVWIPLPVGADPAGAALDLPTIELAGAPYVPVFSSEEQFLRHAPGLSCAVAPAWDFARGLPLGIGIAVNPQAPVGIPVPPAGVAELRRGPREGRWESTGAGAGMPEGARVALREPEPGEEPMVFLQAVCAELAALGGVLTARRALASVEGEPTVLFVGVQLDPAAPADPVEVNAALGRALGAAPLPGGVHMVLLDLAADPVVDWLLYRVAPFYVRG, via the coding sequence ATGGAATCAGAGGGGTACGCCGCGACGGCGACGGGGTGGACCGAGCCCGGTCGGGCGCCGGTCGGCAGCGGCTGGCCGGCCAACGAGCTGGAGCGGGTGCTCAGCGCGGCCATCGGCGACCCCGGTGCCACGCCCCGGGTGATCGAGGTGCTGGCCCGCAGCCAGGTCTGGATCCCACTGCCCGTCGGCGCCGACCCGGCCGGTGCCGCTCTCGACCTGCCGACCATCGAGCTGGCGGGTGCGCCCTACGTGCCGGTCTTCTCCTCCGAGGAGCAGTTCCTGCGGCACGCCCCGGGACTGTCCTGCGCGGTCGCGCCGGCCTGGGACTTCGCCCGCGGCCTGCCGCTGGGCATCGGCATCGCGGTCAACCCGCAGGCGCCGGTGGGCATCCCGGTGCCGCCCGCGGGAGTCGCCGAGTTGCGGCGCGGACCGCGCGAGGGGCGCTGGGAGAGCACCGGGGCGGGCGCGGGGATGCCCGAGGGCGCCCGGGTCGCGCTGCGAGAGCCGGAGCCGGGCGAGGAGCCGATGGTGTTCCTGCAGGCCGTGTGCGCCGAGCTCGCGGCGCTGGGCGGCGTGCTGACGGCCCGACGGGCGCTGGCCTCGGTGGAGGGCGAGCCGACCGTGCTCTTCGTGGGCGTGCAGCTCGACCCGGCCGCGCCCGCCGACCCGGTGGAGGTCAACGCCGCGCTGGGGCGGGCGCTGGGGGCCGCGCCGCTGCCCGGCGGGGTGCACATGGTGCTGCTGGACCTGGCGGCCGACCCGGTGGTGGATTGGCTCCTGTACCGGGTAGCACCCTTCTACGTACGGGGCTGA
- a CDS encoding enhanced serine sensitivity protein SseB C-terminal domain-containing protein: MTTGAAGGGAGPWGPAPGADPGALERALGEVAPDRFAAYEQLLSELAAGRVWMLLWHGTPGSPDAQYGNMDIGGHGYAPAVTSPGQLASSGWARAHEVISGREIAAALYRTRWGLWLNPHAPGGGVGVPWADLRRVAAGLDRLPAGPLQLSDPQLPGTERFYALLEQQAPSVRPVRALRRAWVRPVVGEAYLAIGLELYDTSPPAVEAVRALMQRAIAQAPPGLAVSTVAMSDEFDPVALWMRANSRPFYHREATPAPYPQVAPAPYPTYPQAAYPQAPYGGSLPPQSGWPQQPWPGR; this comes from the coding sequence GTGACGACGGGAGCGGCGGGCGGTGGAGCGGGGCCGTGGGGCCCGGCCCCCGGTGCGGACCCGGGCGCCCTGGAGCGGGCCCTGGGCGAGGTCGCCCCGGACCGCTTCGCGGCGTACGAGCAGCTGCTGAGCGAGCTCGCCGCGGGCCGGGTCTGGATGCTGCTCTGGCACGGCACCCCCGGCAGCCCGGACGCCCAGTACGGGAACATGGACATCGGCGGTCACGGCTACGCGCCGGCCGTCACCTCGCCCGGTCAACTGGCCTCCAGCGGCTGGGCGCGCGCCCACGAGGTGATCTCCGGGCGGGAGATCGCCGCCGCGCTCTACCGCACCCGCTGGGGGCTGTGGCTCAACCCGCACGCGCCCGGCGGCGGGGTCGGCGTGCCCTGGGCCGACCTGCGCCGGGTGGCGGCCGGGCTGGACCGGCTGCCGGCCGGTCCGCTGCAGCTGTCCGATCCCCAGCTGCCGGGCACCGAGCGGTTCTACGCGCTGCTGGAGCAGCAGGCGCCCTCGGTGCGTCCGGTACGGGCGCTGCGCCGGGCCTGGGTGCGGCCAGTGGTGGGCGAGGCGTACCTGGCCATCGGGCTTGAGCTGTACGACACTTCGCCGCCGGCGGTGGAGGCGGTGCGGGCGCTGATGCAGCGCGCGATCGCGCAGGCGCCGCCCGGCCTCGCGGTCTCCACGGTCGCGATGAGCGACGAGTTCGACCCGGTGGCGCTGTGGATGCGCGCCAACAGCCGGCCGTTCTACCACCGTGAGGCGACTCCGGCGCCCTACCCGCAGGTGGCGCCCGCACCGTATCCGACCTACCCGCAGGCCGCCTATCCGCAGGCGCCGTACGGCGGTTCGCTGCCGCCGCAGTCGGGGTGGCCGCAGCAGCCCTGGCCCGGGCGCTGA
- a CDS encoding ABC transporter permease: MTTPTDTTPAAPGEPAASASAGPAAIEGRSLGRIAWLRFRRDKAAVAGGVVVILLVLLAVLAKPIESAFGLSPDALHQDLLDPDLGSLPTGSFGGMSLSHPLGVDPLQGRDLLSRIIEGSWVSLLVAFGATVLSNTIGTVLGVMAGYYGGWVDTVISRVMDTFLAFPLLLFAISISASLQGGAFGLHGLPLHLAVLIFVIGFFNWPYMGRIVRGQTLSLREREFVFAARSLGARGPFILFKELLPNLVGPILVYSTLLIPTNILFEAALSFLGVGIQPPQASWGGMLNDAIKYYQVDPEYMVVPGLAIFVTVLAFNLLGDGLRDALDPRSN; this comes from the coding sequence ATGACCACACCCACCGACACCACCCCCGCCGCTCCGGGCGAGCCCGCGGCGAGCGCCTCCGCAGGGCCGGCTGCGATCGAGGGCCGTTCGCTCGGCCGCATCGCCTGGCTGCGCTTCCGGCGCGACAAGGCCGCCGTCGCCGGCGGCGTGGTGGTCATCCTGCTGGTCCTGCTGGCCGTCCTGGCCAAGCCGATCGAGTCGGCCTTCGGCCTCAGCCCCGATGCACTGCACCAGGACCTGCTGGACCCCGACCTCGGCAGCCTGCCCACCGGTTCGTTCGGCGGGATGAGCCTGAGCCACCCGCTGGGCGTCGACCCGCTGCAGGGCCGCGACCTGCTCTCCCGGATCATCGAGGGCTCCTGGGTCTCACTCCTGGTGGCCTTCGGCGCCACCGTGCTCTCCAACACGATCGGCACCGTGCTCGGCGTGATGGCCGGCTACTACGGCGGCTGGGTGGACACCGTGATCAGCCGGGTGATGGACACCTTCCTGGCCTTCCCGCTGCTGCTCTTCGCGATCTCCATCTCGGCCTCGCTGCAGGGCGGCGCGTTCGGACTGCACGGCCTGCCGCTGCACCTGGCGGTGCTGATCTTCGTGATCGGCTTCTTCAACTGGCCCTACATGGGCCGGATCGTGCGCGGCCAGACGCTCTCGCTGCGCGAGCGGGAGTTCGTCTTCGCCGCCCGCAGCCTGGGTGCCCGCGGGCCGTTCATCCTCTTCAAGGAGCTGCTGCCCAACCTGGTCGGCCCGATCCTGGTCTACTCGACCCTGCTGATCCCGACCAACATCCTCTTCGAGGCGGCGCTCAGCTTCCTCGGCGTCGGCATCCAGCCCCCGCAGGCGAGTTGGGGCGGCATGCTGAACGACGCGATCAAGTACTACCAGGTCGACCCGGAGTACATGGTGGTCCCGGGCCTGGCGATCTTCGTCACCGTGCTCGCCTTCAACCTGCTCGGCGACGGGCTGCGCGACGCGCTCGACCCGCGCAGCAACTGA
- a CDS encoding ABC transporter substrate-binding protein has protein sequence MRRSRTLALAAVVATTALVVSGCSSSKSSGGGGGAGSAGADAATKGIVNASDQKGGTVTYEMKGTPDSLDPGNTYYAYIWNFSRLYARSLTTFQPGPGSSGDKLVNDLATGLGQVSDNGLTWTYHLRAGLKYDDGTPITAKDVKYAVERSNFAPTVNSNGPTYFQELLVDNPTPYKGPYADPTGGLNSIQTPDDTTIVFHLQHPFADFDYLVSAPQTAPVPQAKDDGAGYVKHIVSSGSYKFQSYDDGKDAVLVPNPNWDQSSDPIRKQLADKIVLKMNIDQNTIDQDLIAGNAQVDLVGGGVDPQTQAKLLLDPKLKAQTDNAFGGRLAYLALNTKVAPLDNADCRKAVQYAIDKVSAQTAQGGPVRGSVATSILPPDLPGHQDINPYPSDGNKGDIAKAKSELQACGHPDGFSTTIIARSERDTEVQAATSIQAALAKVGIKLNIQQYPQGKYFSDYAGVPDFVNKNNVGMMMMQWAADWPTGYGFLQQIVDGRAIKASGNSNLSQLDDPAVNKLLDDAASNTDQAAREKDYAAIDAQVMNDAVIVPLTDYKVFNFRPSTNTNVVATSAYDGEYDYLNIGTTAK, from the coding sequence ATGCGCCGATCTCGTACCCTCGCTCTGGCCGCGGTGGTTGCCACCACCGCGCTGGTGGTGAGCGGCTGTTCGAGCAGCAAGTCCTCCGGTGGTGGCGGCGGTGCCGGCTCCGCCGGGGCGGACGCCGCCACCAAGGGCATCGTGAACGCCTCGGACCAGAAGGGCGGCACGGTCACCTACGAGATGAAGGGGACCCCGGACTCCCTGGACCCGGGCAACACGTACTACGCCTACATCTGGAACTTCTCGCGCCTGTACGCCCGTTCGCTCACCACCTTCCAGCCGGGGCCGGGCAGCAGCGGCGACAAGCTGGTCAACGACCTGGCCACCGGCCTCGGCCAGGTCAGCGACAACGGCCTGACCTGGACCTACCACCTGCGTGCGGGCCTGAAGTACGACGACGGCACCCCGATCACCGCCAAGGACGTCAAGTACGCGGTGGAGCGCAGCAACTTCGCGCCCACCGTGAACTCCAACGGCCCGACCTACTTCCAGGAACTGCTGGTCGACAACCCCACGCCGTACAAGGGCCCCTACGCCGACCCGACCGGCGGGCTGAACTCGATCCAGACCCCGGACGACACCACGATCGTCTTCCACCTCCAGCACCCGTTCGCGGACTTCGACTACCTGGTCAGCGCCCCGCAGACGGCCCCGGTGCCGCAGGCCAAGGACGACGGCGCCGGCTACGTCAAGCACATCGTCTCCAGCGGCTCGTACAAGTTCCAGTCGTACGACGACGGCAAGGACGCCGTGCTGGTGCCCAACCCCAACTGGGACCAGTCCAGCGACCCGATCCGCAAGCAGCTCGCGGACAAGATCGTGCTGAAGATGAACATCGACCAGAACACCATCGACCAGGACCTGATCGCGGGCAACGCCCAGGTCGACCTGGTCGGCGGCGGCGTCGACCCGCAGACCCAGGCCAAGCTGCTGCTCGACCCCAAGCTGAAGGCGCAGACCGACAACGCCTTCGGTGGCCGGCTCGCCTACCTGGCGCTGAACACCAAGGTCGCGCCGCTGGACAACGCGGACTGCCGCAAGGCCGTCCAGTACGCGATCGACAAGGTCTCGGCGCAGACCGCCCAGGGCGGACCGGTCCGCGGCTCGGTGGCCACCAGCATCCTGCCGCCGGACCTGCCGGGCCACCAGGACATCAACCCCTACCCGTCGGACGGCAACAAGGGCGACATCGCCAAGGCCAAGTCCGAGCTGCAGGCCTGCGGCCACCCGGACGGCTTCAGCACCACCATCATCGCCCGCAGTGAGCGCGACACCGAGGTGCAGGCCGCGACCTCCATCCAGGCCGCGCTGGCCAAGGTCGGCATCAAGCTCAACATCCAGCAGTACCCGCAGGGCAAGTACTTCTCCGACTACGCGGGTGTGCCGGACTTCGTCAACAAGAACAACGTCGGCATGATGATGATGCAGTGGGCGGCCGACTGGCCCACCGGCTACGGCTTCCTGCAGCAGATCGTCGACGGCCGCGCGATCAAGGCCTCCGGCAACAGCAACCTGTCGCAGCTCGACGACCCGGCCGTGAACAAGCTGCTCGACGACGCCGCGAGCAACACCGACCAGGCGGCCCGCGAGAAGGACTACGCGGCGATCGACGCGCAGGTCATGAACGACGCCGTGATCGTGCCGCTGACCGACTACAAGGTCTTCAACTTCCGGCCGAGCACCAACACCAACGTCGTGGCCACCTCGGCCTACGACGGCGAGTACGACTACCTCAACATCGGTACCACCGCCAAGTAA
- a CDS encoding ABC transporter permease translates to MLAYIIRRTFAALVLLLVVSAVTFGIFFLLPKIAGETTDQLAAQYIGKNPTPAAMEAIKRNLGFDQPLYIQYGRFVKQIFVGAQYRYGPDAATCHVPCFGYSFKNHVEVWPEIRNRIPVTFSLAIGAAVLWLLAGVATGVISALRPRSIFDRVAMGVALAGVSLPIFFTGALLLTLFSYKWPIFSNLHYVNFTDDPISWASNLVLPWISLAFLYSALYARLTRSGMLETMNEDYIRTARAKGLVEHKVVVRHGLRAALTPILTIFGMDLGLLLGGAVITEQVFSLQGIGFYAVSSISDNDLPKILGVTLVAAFFIVLCNLLVDLLYAAVDPRVRLS, encoded by the coding sequence GTGTTGGCCTACATCATCCGCAGGACGTTCGCCGCCCTGGTACTGCTGCTGGTCGTCAGCGCGGTCACCTTCGGCATCTTCTTCCTGCTCCCGAAAATCGCGGGCGAGACCACTGATCAGCTGGCCGCCCAGTACATCGGCAAGAACCCCACGCCCGCCGCGATGGAGGCGATCAAGCGGAACCTCGGCTTCGACCAGCCGCTGTACATCCAGTACGGCCGGTTCGTGAAGCAGATCTTCGTCGGCGCCCAGTACCGCTACGGCCCGGACGCGGCGACCTGCCACGTGCCGTGCTTCGGCTACTCCTTCAAGAACCACGTGGAGGTCTGGCCGGAGATCCGCAACCGGATCCCGGTGACCTTTTCGCTGGCCATCGGTGCGGCGGTGCTCTGGCTGCTGGCCGGGGTCGCCACCGGCGTGATCTCGGCGCTGCGGCCCCGCTCCATCTTCGACCGCGTGGCGATGGGCGTGGCACTGGCCGGCGTCTCGCTGCCGATCTTCTTCACCGGCGCCCTGCTGCTGACCCTGTTCAGCTACAAGTGGCCGATCTTCAGCAATCTGCACTACGTCAACTTCACTGACGATCCGATCAGTTGGGCCAGCAACCTGGTGCTGCCCTGGATCTCGCTGGCCTTCCTCTACTCCGCGCTCTACGCCCGGCTGACCCGGTCCGGAATGCTGGAGACGATGAACGAGGACTACATCCGCACCGCCCGGGCCAAGGGCCTGGTCGAGCACAAGGTGGTGGTCCGGCACGGGCTGCGGGCCGCGCTCACCCCGATCCTGACCATCTTCGGCATGGACCTGGGGCTGCTGCTGGGCGGCGCGGTCATCACCGAGCAGGTCTTCTCGCTGCAGGGCATCGGCTTCTACGCGGTCTCCTCGATCTCCGACAACGACCTGCCGAAGATCCTCGGCGTGACGCTGGTCGCCGCCTTCTTCATCGTGCTCTGCAACCTGCTGGTTGACCTCCTGTACGCCGCCGTCGACCCCCGGGTGAGGCTGTCATGA
- a CDS encoding ABC transporter ATP-binding protein has translation MTTEPAAPSAEASAPAGNAFLSVRDLRIHFDTDDGLVKSVDGVSFDLAKGRTLGIVGESGSGKSVTSLGIMGLHRTKRARISGEIWLDGQELVAAEPDRVRRLRGGSMAMIFQDPLTAMHPYYTVGAQIVEAYRVHHPKATKREARKRAIEMLDRVGIPQPDRRVDDYPHQFSGGMRQRAMIAMALVNDPALLIADEPTTALDVTVQAQILDLIRDLQSEFGSAVIIITHDLGVVAELADDILVMYGGRCVERGSATTLFDAPEHPYTWGLLGSMPRLDRPLQERLVPVRGTPPSLINVPGGCAFHPRCPYAERTGGRSSTELPLLTEAGPGHVAACHLPIEERRRIFADEIAPRL, from the coding sequence ATGACCACCGAGCCTGCCGCTCCCTCCGCCGAGGCGAGCGCCCCCGCCGGCAACGCGTTCCTGTCCGTGCGGGACCTGCGGATCCACTTCGACACCGACGACGGCCTGGTCAAGTCGGTGGACGGGGTCAGCTTCGACCTGGCCAAGGGGCGCACCCTGGGCATCGTCGGCGAGTCCGGTTCCGGCAAGTCCGTCACCTCGCTGGGCATCATGGGCCTGCACCGCACCAAGCGGGCCAGGATCAGCGGCGAGATCTGGCTGGACGGGCAGGAGCTGGTGGCCGCCGAGCCCGACCGGGTGCGCCGGCTGCGCGGCGGCTCGATGGCGATGATCTTCCAGGACCCGCTCACCGCGATGCACCCGTACTACACGGTCGGCGCGCAGATCGTCGAGGCCTACCGGGTGCACCACCCCAAGGCCACCAAGCGCGAGGCCCGCAAGCGCGCGATCGAGATGCTCGACCGGGTCGGCATCCCGCAGCCCGACCGGCGGGTGGACGACTACCCGCACCAGTTCTCCGGCGGCATGCGCCAGCGCGCGATGATCGCCATGGCGCTGGTCAACGACCCCGCACTGCTGATCGCCGACGAGCCGACCACCGCGCTGGACGTCACCGTGCAGGCCCAGATCCTGGACCTGATCCGGGACCTGCAGAGCGAGTTCGGCTCGGCTGTCATCATCATCACCCACGACCTGGGCGTGGTGGCCGAGTTGGCCGACGACATCCTGGTCATGTACGGCGGCCGGTGCGTGGAGCGCGGCTCGGCCACCACCCTCTTCGACGCCCCCGAACACCCGTACACCTGGGGGCTGCTGGGCTCGATGCCGCGACTGGACCGGCCGCTCCAGGAGCGCCTGGTGCCGGTGCGCGGCACCCCGCCGAGCCTGATCAACGTGCCCGGCGGCTGCGCCTTCCACCCGCGCTGCCCGTACGCCGAGCGCACCGGGGGGCGCTCCAGCACCGAACTCCCGCTGCTCACCGAGGCCGGTCCCGGGCACGTCGCCGCCTGCCACCTGCCGATCGAGGAGCGCCGCCGGATCTTCGCCGACGAGATCGCGCCCCGGCTGTGA
- a CDS encoding ABC transporter ATP-binding protein produces MTDTQRAAVSAPPAADEPLLRVTDLQRHFPIRQGVLRRRTGAVRAVDGISFSVSPGETLGVVGESGCGKSTMGRLITRLDEPTGGRVEFEGQDITHLGVGAMRPLRKDIQIIFQDPYSSLNPRHTVGTIVGAPFKLQKVATEGGVKKAVQELLELCGLSPEHYNRYPHEFSGGQRQRIGIARALALRPKMIVADEPVSALDVSIQAQVVNLLDDLQRELGLTYLIIAHDLSVVRHVSDRVAVMYLGKIVEIADRDALYSRPAHPYTVALMSAVPVPDPRRKEDRTGGPGGSGGRILLTGDVPSPIDPPSGCRFRTRCWKAQDICASQEPPLAELAPGHQAACHFPENTGDTANAGSTGDAGPRRA; encoded by the coding sequence ATGACGGATACTCAGCGAGCGGCGGTGTCCGCGCCGCCGGCCGCGGACGAGCCGCTGCTGCGGGTCACCGACCTGCAGCGGCACTTCCCGATCCGCCAGGGCGTGCTGCGCCGCCGCACCGGTGCGGTGCGCGCGGTGGACGGGATCAGCTTCTCGGTCAGCCCCGGCGAGACCCTCGGCGTGGTGGGCGAGTCCGGCTGCGGCAAGTCCACCATGGGCCGGCTGATCACCAGGCTGGACGAACCGACCGGCGGGCGCGTCGAGTTCGAGGGCCAGGACATCACCCACCTGGGCGTCGGTGCGATGCGGCCGCTGCGCAAGGACATCCAGATCATCTTCCAGGACCCGTACTCCTCGCTGAACCCGCGGCACACGGTGGGCACCATCGTGGGCGCGCCGTTCAAGCTGCAGAAGGTGGCCACCGAGGGCGGGGTGAAGAAGGCGGTCCAGGAGCTGCTGGAGCTGTGCGGCCTCAGCCCCGAGCACTACAACCGCTACCCGCACGAGTTCTCCGGCGGCCAGCGCCAGCGGATCGGCATCGCCCGCGCGCTCGCGCTGCGGCCGAAGATGATCGTGGCCGACGAGCCGGTCTCGGCGCTCGACGTCTCGATCCAGGCGCAGGTGGTCAACCTGCTGGACGACCTGCAGCGCGAGCTGGGCCTGACCTACCTGATCATCGCGCACGACCTGTCGGTGGTGCGGCACGTCTCGGACCGGGTGGCGGTGATGTACCTGGGCAAGATCGTGGAGATCGCCGACCGCGACGCGCTCTACTCCCGTCCGGCCCACCCTTACACCGTCGCGCTGATGTCCGCCGTCCCGGTACCGGACCCGCGGCGCAAGGAGGACCGGACGGGCGGGCCCGGCGGCAGCGGCGGGCGGATCCTGCTGACCGGCGACGTGCCCTCCCCGATCGACCCGCCCAGCGGCTGCCGGTTCCGCACCCGGTGCTGGAAGGCGCAGGACATCTGCGCCAGCCAGGAGCCGCCGCTGGCCGAGCTGGCGCCGGGGCACCAGGCGGCCTGCCACTTCCCCGAGAACACCGGGGACACCGCGAACGCCGGGAGCACTGGGGACGCCGGTCCCCGCAGGGCCTGA
- a CDS encoding trimeric intracellular cation channel family protein produces the protein MTSLFSPDVQQTLDLIGIFVFALSGGLLAVRKNMDIFGICVLAEATALGGGVMRDLLIGATPPAAFTNLGYFLTPLAAGVVVFFLHPEVERINGVVQILDALGLGLFAVTGTVKAHDYGLGSVASVALGMLTAAGGGVVRDLLAMEPPSLLRWDREIYAVPALVGSTLVAVLIATGHLTTLTASSAALLAFVLRVCALRFGWRAPRAWHRNGSRTSEE, from the coding sequence GTGACCTCGCTTTTCTCCCCCGACGTGCAGCAGACGCTGGACCTGATCGGCATCTTCGTCTTCGCCCTGTCCGGCGGCCTGCTCGCGGTCCGCAAGAACATGGACATCTTCGGCATCTGCGTGCTCGCCGAGGCCACCGCACTGGGCGGCGGGGTGATGCGCGACCTGCTGATCGGCGCCACCCCGCCGGCGGCCTTCACCAACCTGGGCTACTTCCTGACCCCGCTGGCGGCCGGCGTGGTGGTCTTCTTCCTGCACCCCGAGGTGGAGCGGATCAACGGCGTGGTGCAGATCCTGGACGCGCTCGGGCTCGGCCTGTTCGCCGTCACCGGCACCGTCAAGGCGCACGACTACGGGCTCGGCTCGGTGGCCTCGGTGGCGCTGGGCATGCTGACCGCGGCCGGCGGCGGCGTGGTCCGCGACCTGCTGGCGATGGAGCCGCCCTCGCTGCTGCGCTGGGACCGGGAGATCTACGCGGTGCCCGCCCTGGTCGGCTCCACCCTGGTGGCCGTGCTGATCGCCACCGGCCACCTGACCACGCTGACCGCCAGCAGCGCCGCGCTGCTCGCCTTCGTGCTGCGGGTCTGCGCGCTCAGGTTTGGCTGGCGCGCACCGCGTGCTTGGCACCGCAACGGTTCTCGCACCAGCGAGGAGTAG
- a CDS encoding IclR family transcriptional regulator: MSQTVDRALTILVSLGDGPASLEQAANRIGVHKSTALRLLRTLEEHGFVHRQSDHRYRLGGRLLSLAQTALEGIDVRQVSAPYLASLNERYGHTVHLAVLEGSEVLYVDKVEGRYPGATTGWLGAASRIGRRAPAGATATGRVLLAGLSEDQLAAALDGQEFPARTPHSLRSATELRAELAAVGRQGWALDQAEYEETVNCLAAPITGIEGTAIAACAISAPVSVAPVSELSRLLPELLCTVEAISLAYGGSPTPRWCENRCGAKHAVRASQT; this comes from the coding sequence ATGTCACAGACCGTGGACCGGGCGCTGACGATCCTGGTCTCGCTGGGCGACGGCCCGGCCTCGCTGGAGCAGGCCGCGAACCGGATCGGCGTGCACAAGTCGACCGCACTGCGCCTGCTGCGCACGCTGGAGGAGCACGGCTTCGTGCACCGCCAGTCCGACCACCGCTACCGGCTGGGCGGACGGCTGCTCTCACTGGCCCAGACCGCGCTGGAGGGCATCGACGTCCGCCAGGTCTCCGCCCCCTACCTCGCCTCGCTCAACGAACGCTACGGGCACACCGTGCACCTGGCGGTGCTGGAGGGCTCCGAGGTGCTCTACGTCGACAAGGTGGAGGGCCGCTACCCGGGCGCCACCACCGGCTGGCTCGGCGCCGCCTCGCGGATCGGCCGGCGCGCCCCGGCCGGCGCCACCGCCACCGGCCGGGTGCTGCTGGCCGGCCTGAGCGAGGATCAGCTGGCAGCCGCGCTGGACGGCCAGGAGTTCCCCGCCCGCACCCCGCACAGCCTGCGCTCGGCCACCGAGCTGCGCGCCGAGCTGGCCGCGGTCGGCCGCCAGGGCTGGGCGCTGGACCAGGCCGAGTACGAGGAGACGGTGAACTGCCTGGCGGCCCCGATCACCGGCATCGAGGGCACCGCCATCGCGGCCTGCGCGATCTCGGCGCCGGTCTCGGTGGCCCCGGTGAGCGAACTGAGCCGGCTGCTGCCGGAGCTGCTCTGCACGGTGGAGGCGATCTCGCTGGCCTATGGCGGCTCGCCTACTCCTCGCTGGTGCGAGAACCGTTGCGGTGCCAAGCACGCGGTGCGCGCCAGCCAAACCTGA